Proteins from a single region of Corylus avellana chromosome ca11, CavTom2PMs-1.0:
- the LOC132166689 gene encoding uncharacterized protein LOC132166689 isoform X1 yields the protein MARGKLILICQSGGEFVTNEDGSMSYAGGEAHAVDINRETIFNDLKLKLAEMWNLEYNSLSVKYFLPGNRRTLINLSNDKDLKRMYDFHGSSVTADVFVMGRVGFDCEDLNIRSSACGIKVAETVPPVATFTTSAAAHHAIVASPVSIYTTAALTNANSSIGPAAATLVAPVSLPVATSDDSVISVKATAQRRTGVIINSNLDAAHSSPTGSIAVATDATPYDISIIDMTSTPADTVKKRRRNASWKIGANGPATATDHVEEKRKTTSRKRIIQNRNAATGVDDLKQQQDMSPCEDISNSSSILASSNDIPPEKLVASWKDGIIGVGQVFKSVYEFRDSLQKYAIAHRFMYRLKKNDTNRASGICIAEGCSWRIHASWDSSSQSFRIKKMNKSHSCGGKSWKSAHPSKNWLVSIIKERLRESPHHKPKEIANSILRDFGIELNYTQVWRGIEDAREQLQGSYKEAYNQLPGFCARMLEANPGSFVKLCTAEDKRFQRLFVSFHASICGFQNCRPLLFLETTSLKSKYHAILLTATALDGNDGVFPVAFAVVDTENDDNWHWFLEQLKSAMSTSRSITFVSDREKGLKKLVLEAFQNADYGYSLYHLMENFKKSLKGPFHGDGRGSLPGSFVAAAHAVRLDGFRMHTEQIKRVSLKAYEWVMQIEPEYWTNAVFKGERYNDITEDVAGLYANWIEEVRELPMIQKVEMLRFKSMDLINSRQIESSRWSEKLTPSKEGKLQEETPKARGLKVLFSSDTLFEVHDDSINVVDIDKWECTCLGWKASGLPCRHAIAVFYSTGRNVYDYCSEYFTVDSFRLSYSKQIKHVSAIFMPVSNEKTSLHVLPPCTPRPPSQHKEQTETQRVSKRPVSCTRCKGTGHNKSTCKAN from the exons ATGGCAAGGGGAAAGCTTATATTAATCTGCCAATCTGGTGGTGAGTTTGTCACAAATGAGGATGGATCAATGTCATATGCTGGAGGAGAGGCACATGCGGTAGATATCAATCGTGAAACCATTTTTAATGACCTCAAATTAAAATTAGCGGAAATGTGGAATTtggaatacaattccctgtccGTCAAGTATTTTCTCCCAGGAAACAGACGAACTCTCATCAACTTATCTAATGACAAAGACCTGAAAAGGATGTATGATTTTCATGGCAGTTCAGTAACTGCTGATGTTTTTGTCATGGGGAGAGTAGGTTTTGATTGTGAAGACTTGAACATTCGTAGCAG CGCATGTGGGATAAAAGTGGCTGAAACTGTACCCCCTGTTGCTACATTCACTACGTCTGCTGCTGCACATCATGCCATTGTGGCTTCGCCTGTTTCCATATATACAACTGCAGCACTCACTAATGCTAATTCCAGCATTGGTCCTGCTGCTGCCACCCTAGTTGCCCCTGTCTCTCTTCCTGTGGCAACATCTGATGACTCTGTTATATCTGTCAAAGCAACTGCCCAAAGGCGTACTGGAGTAATCATTAACTCAAATCTGGATGCTGCTCATTCCAGTCCAACTGGTTCCATTGCTGTTGCCACTGATGCAACTCCTTATGACATAAGCATAATTGATATGACCTCTACTCCTGCTGATACTGTTAAGAAACGGAGGCGAAATGCATCCTGGAAAATTGGTGCAAATGGTCCTGCCACCGCCACTGACCATGTTGAGGAGAAGAGGAAAACTACATCTAGAAAAAGGATTATCCAAAATCGCAATGCTGCAACAGGAGTTGATGATCTGAAGCAGCAGCAAGATATGTCACCCTGTGAGGACATTTCTAACAGTTCCTCGATTCTTGCTAGTTCAAATGACATCCCGCCGGAAAAACTAGTTGCATCATGGAAAGATGGCATCATTGGTGTAGGTCAGGTATTTAAAAGTGTGTATGAATTTCGAGATTCACTGCAGAAATATGCCATTGCACATCGATTTATGTACAGGTTAAAAAAGAATGACACTAATCGTGCAAGTGGCATATGTATAGCAGAAGGCTGTTCTTGGAGGATTCATGCATCCTGGGATtcatcatcacaatcatttagGATTAAAAAGATGAATAAATCACATTCATGTGGAGGGAAGTCTTGGAAGTCTGCTCATCCATCAAAGAATTGGTTGGTGAGTATCATAAAGGAAAGATTACGAGAAAGCCCACATCATAAACCGAAGGAAATTGCTAACAGCATTCTTCGGGACTTTGGAATTGAGCTGAATTATACTCAAGTTTGGCGTGGAATTGAGGATGCCCGGGAGCAACTTCAGGGTTCATATAAAGAAGCATATAACCAGTTGCCTGGGTTTTGTGCGAGAATGTTGGAGGCAAATCCTGGTAGTTTTGTTAAGCTTTGCACTGCTGAAGATAAAAGATTTCAGCGCCTTTTTGTATCCTTTCATGCCTCAATATGTGGTTTTCAGAATTGTCGCCCCCTTCTTTTCCTTGAGACTACATCTTTAAAATCAAAGTACCACGCAATTTTGTTGACAGCTACTGCATTGGATGGGAATGATGGTGTTTTCCCAGTTGCATTTGCTGTAGTAGATACTGAGAATGATGATAATTGGCATTGGTTTTTGGAGCAGTTGAAATCTGCGATGTCAACTTCAAGATCCATAACTTTTGTCTCTGACAGAGAGAAGGGTTTAAAGAAATTGGTACTTGAGGCATTTCAGAATGCTGATTATGGTTACTCACTATACCACCTCATGGAGAACTTCAAGAAAAGCTTGAAGGGCCCCTTTCATGGAGATGGAAGGGGTTCTTTGCCTGGCTCTTTTGTGGCTGCTGCCCATGCTGTCCGACTTGATGGTTTTAGAATGCATACTGAGCAAATTAAACGGGTTTCTTTAAAAGCTTATGAGTGGGTCATGCAGATTGAGCCAGAGTATTGGACGAATGCAGTATTTAAGGGTGAGCGCTATAATGACATCACTGAAGATGTTGCAGGACTATACGCCAACTGGATAGAGGAAGTGCGGGAGTTACCCATGATACAGAAAGTAGAAATGCTAAGATTTAAGTCGATGGATTTGATTAATAGTCGTCAAATAGAATCAAGTAGGTGGTCTGAAAAACTTACTCCATCCAAGGAGGGAAAATTACAAGAAGAAACACCTAAAGCACGGGGGCTTAAAGTACTGTTCTCATCTGATACCCTTTTTGAGGTTCATGATGATTCCATTAATGTTGTGGATATTGATAAATGGGAATGTACTTGTCTAGGATGGAAAGCATCTGGACTACCATGCCGCCATGCTATTGCTGTCTTTTACTCTACAGGTAGGAATGTGTATGATTATTGTTCAGAGTACTTCACAGTGGATAGCTTCCGTCTAAGCTATTCTAAGCAAATAAAACATGTTTCTGCTATTTTCATGCCTGTAAGTAATGAGAAAACTTCTCTGCATGTTCTTCCTCCATGCACCCCCCGGCCGCCAAGCCAACATAAAGAGCAGACGGAAACGCAGAGAGTGTCCAAGAGGCCAGTCTCTTGCACCAGGTGCAAGGGAACGGGGCATAATAAATCTACATGCAAGGCAAACTAA
- the LOC132166689 gene encoding uncharacterized protein LOC132166689 isoform X2: protein MARGKLILICQSGGEFVTNEDGSMSYAGGEAHAVDINRETIFNDLKLKLAEMWNLEYNSLSVKYFLPGNRRTLINLSNDKDLKRMYDFHGSSVTADVFVMGRVGFDCEDLNIRSSACGIKVAETVPPVATFTTSAAAHHAIVASPVSIYTTAALTNANSSIGPAAATLVAPVSLPVATSDDSVISVKATAQRRTGVIINSNLDAAHSSPTGSIAVATDATPYDISIIDMTSTPADTVKKRRRNASWKIGANGPATATDHVEEKRKTTSRKRIIQNRNAATGVDDLKQQQDMSPCEDISNSSSILASSNDIPPEKLVASWKDGIIGVGQVFKSVYEFRDSLQKYAIAHRFMYRLKKNDTNRASGICIAEGCSWRIHASWDSSSQSFRIKKMNKSHSCGGKSWKSAHPSKNWLVSIIKERLRESPHHKPKEIANSILRDFGIELNYTQVWRGIEDAREQLQGSYKEAYNQLPGFCARMLEANPGSFVKLCTAEDKRFQRLFVSFHASICGFQNCRPLLFLETTSLKSKYHAILLTATALDGNDGVFPVAFAVVDTENDDNWHWFLEQLKSAMSTSRSITFVSDREKGLKKLVLEAFQNADYGYSLYHLMENFKKSLKGPFHGDGRGSLPGSFVAAAHAVRLDGFRMHTEQIKRVSLKAYEWVMQIEPEYWTNAVFKGERYNDITEDVAGLYANWIEEVRELPMIQKVEMLRFKSMDLINSRQIESSRWSEKLTPSKEGKLQEETPKARGLKDGKHLDYHAAMLLLSFTLQVGMCMIIVQSTSQWIASV from the exons ATGGCAAGGGGAAAGCTTATATTAATCTGCCAATCTGGTGGTGAGTTTGTCACAAATGAGGATGGATCAATGTCATATGCTGGAGGAGAGGCACATGCGGTAGATATCAATCGTGAAACCATTTTTAATGACCTCAAATTAAAATTAGCGGAAATGTGGAATTtggaatacaattccctgtccGTCAAGTATTTTCTCCCAGGAAACAGACGAACTCTCATCAACTTATCTAATGACAAAGACCTGAAAAGGATGTATGATTTTCATGGCAGTTCAGTAACTGCTGATGTTTTTGTCATGGGGAGAGTAGGTTTTGATTGTGAAGACTTGAACATTCGTAGCAG CGCATGTGGGATAAAAGTGGCTGAAACTGTACCCCCTGTTGCTACATTCACTACGTCTGCTGCTGCACATCATGCCATTGTGGCTTCGCCTGTTTCCATATATACAACTGCAGCACTCACTAATGCTAATTCCAGCATTGGTCCTGCTGCTGCCACCCTAGTTGCCCCTGTCTCTCTTCCTGTGGCAACATCTGATGACTCTGTTATATCTGTCAAAGCAACTGCCCAAAGGCGTACTGGAGTAATCATTAACTCAAATCTGGATGCTGCTCATTCCAGTCCAACTGGTTCCATTGCTGTTGCCACTGATGCAACTCCTTATGACATAAGCATAATTGATATGACCTCTACTCCTGCTGATACTGTTAAGAAACGGAGGCGAAATGCATCCTGGAAAATTGGTGCAAATGGTCCTGCCACCGCCACTGACCATGTTGAGGAGAAGAGGAAAACTACATCTAGAAAAAGGATTATCCAAAATCGCAATGCTGCAACAGGAGTTGATGATCTGAAGCAGCAGCAAGATATGTCACCCTGTGAGGACATTTCTAACAGTTCCTCGATTCTTGCTAGTTCAAATGACATCCCGCCGGAAAAACTAGTTGCATCATGGAAAGATGGCATCATTGGTGTAGGTCAGGTATTTAAAAGTGTGTATGAATTTCGAGATTCACTGCAGAAATATGCCATTGCACATCGATTTATGTACAGGTTAAAAAAGAATGACACTAATCGTGCAAGTGGCATATGTATAGCAGAAGGCTGTTCTTGGAGGATTCATGCATCCTGGGATtcatcatcacaatcatttagGATTAAAAAGATGAATAAATCACATTCATGTGGAGGGAAGTCTTGGAAGTCTGCTCATCCATCAAAGAATTGGTTGGTGAGTATCATAAAGGAAAGATTACGAGAAAGCCCACATCATAAACCGAAGGAAATTGCTAACAGCATTCTTCGGGACTTTGGAATTGAGCTGAATTATACTCAAGTTTGGCGTGGAATTGAGGATGCCCGGGAGCAACTTCAGGGTTCATATAAAGAAGCATATAACCAGTTGCCTGGGTTTTGTGCGAGAATGTTGGAGGCAAATCCTGGTAGTTTTGTTAAGCTTTGCACTGCTGAAGATAAAAGATTTCAGCGCCTTTTTGTATCCTTTCATGCCTCAATATGTGGTTTTCAGAATTGTCGCCCCCTTCTTTTCCTTGAGACTACATCTTTAAAATCAAAGTACCACGCAATTTTGTTGACAGCTACTGCATTGGATGGGAATGATGGTGTTTTCCCAGTTGCATTTGCTGTAGTAGATACTGAGAATGATGATAATTGGCATTGGTTTTTGGAGCAGTTGAAATCTGCGATGTCAACTTCAAGATCCATAACTTTTGTCTCTGACAGAGAGAAGGGTTTAAAGAAATTGGTACTTGAGGCATTTCAGAATGCTGATTATGGTTACTCACTATACCACCTCATGGAGAACTTCAAGAAAAGCTTGAAGGGCCCCTTTCATGGAGATGGAAGGGGTTCTTTGCCTGGCTCTTTTGTGGCTGCTGCCCATGCTGTCCGACTTGATGGTTTTAGAATGCATACTGAGCAAATTAAACGGGTTTCTTTAAAAGCTTATGAGTGGGTCATGCAGATTGAGCCAGAGTATTGGACGAATGCAGTATTTAAGGGTGAGCGCTATAATGACATCACTGAAGATGTTGCAGGACTATACGCCAACTGGATAGAGGAAGTGCGGGAGTTACCCATGATACAGAAAGTAGAAATGCTAAGATTTAAGTCGATGGATTTGATTAATAGTCGTCAAATAGAATCAAGTAGGTGGTCTGAAAAACTTACTCCATCCAAGGAGGGAAAATTACAAGAAGAAACACCTAAAGCACGGGGGCTTAAA GATGGAAAGCATCTGGACTACCATGCCGCCATGCTATTGCTGTCTTTTACTCTACAGGTAGGAATGTGTATGATTATTGTTCAGAGTACTTCACAGTGGATAGCTTCCGTCTAA